TCTACTAAAAGCAAAGGCCGCGTGACGGGAGTCAGCTCATCCACTGACCGCCGTCGACGTTGTAGGTCTGGGCGACGATGTAGTCGGCCTCTTCGGAGGCGAGGAAGACGGCCATTCCCGTCAGGTCCGCGGGGGTGGCGAAGCGGCCGAAGGGGACACCGGCGGCCACTTCGGCCTTCTTCTGGCCGGGCGCCTTGCCTTCGTAGCGGGCGAAGAGGCCGTCGACATGGTCCCAATGCGCCCCGTCGACCACCCCGGGTGCGATGGCGTTCACGTTGATGCCGTGCGCGATGAGGTTCAGCCCGGCCGACTGGGTGAGCGAGATCACGGCCGCCTTGGTCGAGCAGTAGACCGCGACGAGCGCCTCCCCGCGCCGGCCCGCCTGGCTCGCCATGTTGATGATCTTGCCGCCCCGCCCCTGGGCGATCATCTGCCGCGCCGCCGCCTGCATGGTGAAGAGCACCCCCGCCACGTTCACCGCATAGAGCCGCTCGTAGCTCTCGCGCGTGATGTCGACGATGGGGGCGAGGTCGAACAGGGCGGCGTTGTTGACGAGGATGTCCAGCCGACCCGCCCGCGCCACCACCTCCGCGATCGCGGCGTCGATGCTCGCCTGGTCCGTCACGTCGAGCGCGACGGCGTATGCGGCCGGGCCGATCGCTGCGGCGGCCTCGGCGGCGGCGTCGAGGTCGACGTCGCCGATCGCGACGGTCGCCCCCTCGCGGGCATAGGCTTCGGCGAAGCCGCGGCCGATGCCGCGCGCGGCGCCCGTGATCAACGCGGATCGACCCGCAAGACGTGTCATCTCACTCCCCCGTGCTGGGCGCGACGTCCGGCGGTCGCGGCCGTGTCGCCATCGCTCGCGTGGCCCGGCGGGCACGCCGCGCCGGCGCGGCGGCCGACGATGTCCGGCGGCATGACGACACGCGACAGTAGCAGCATCATCCGAAAGGCGCCGCGATTATCGTCCCGCCGGCACCGGCAGGTCCCGTCGCCGCATCCCGTTGCGCGGCGGCCGGCGACGGCCCGTCACGGCTTAGAGCACGGTCTTCGGCAGCATGACGTGGATGCCCTTGTTGCCGTCGACCAGCTGGGTGACGCGCACGTCCGCCGCGACGGAGCACAGCATGTAGGCCTGGTTGCGCGTCAGCGAGGTGCGCTCGCAGATGCGCTCCACCATCTGCAGCACGGCCTCCTTGGCGGCATCGTCGAGGTCTTCGTCGAGGCCGATCGAAATGAGGTGCGTCGCGTTCTCGGCGAACGGCGTGGCGTAGCCGAGGTCCTTGCGCACGCTCAGCCGGAACGTGGCCGTCACGCCGGTCTCCAGCGCGGTGATGCAGACCTCGCCGTCGCCCTGCACCCCGTGCCCGTCTCCGGCGTAGAACAGCGCCCCCTCGTTGAAGACGGGCAGGTAGAGCGTCGTCCCCGGCTTCAGCTCCTTGTTGTCCATGTTGCCGCCGAACGCGCGGGGTACCGGCGAGCCGCAACGCCCCCAGGCCGGCGGCGGCGCCACGCCGATGATACCGCAGAAGGGATCGAGCGGGATCTCGGTCCCCCACGGCATCACCATCACCTGCCGCGCACGGTCGATCGCCGGATGGATCGTCTCGTATTCGGTGAACGCCTCGGGCGCGGTGCCCAGCAGCGGCAGGATCGCCATGAACCCCCAGTCCATCGTCACCTCCGTCGCCAGGATGTCCACCTGCAGGACGTCGCCCGGCATCGCGCCGTCCACGTAGACCGGCCCGGTGACGAAGTGCGGCCCGGAGCCCTGGGTCAGCTTCTCCATCGCCTCGAGGTAGGCCGGCGGCACGATCGAGCGGTCGGCGGGGAGGGATTCCGGTCCGCCGGCGGGGAAGGAATGGATCGTCACCTCGTCGCCGGAGGCGACCGTGGCCACCGGCGGCGTCGTCGCGTCGAAATAGCCCCATGACATGGCGTCATAGGTGCCGGGGATCTCGTGGCTCGCCATCGCGTCATCCTCTTTCGTCATGCTCGGCCCGACGCCGCGACGGGCGCCGGACGCTCGGCCTCACTATGAGCGCCGAGGCCGCGTCCGGCCACGCGCTCGCCGCCCGCCGGCGCCCGAATTGTAGGCGGTTCCTGTGAAGGATGTGGGCACCGGCGGCCGCGGCACCGGCGCGCGGGCCGCCCGGTGCGCGACGCTGTCGCGCGCGGTCGCACAAGCGTGGTAGCGATGCGGTATATTACCGGGTCGCGGTGCCCGGGAACGAGGTTTCGCATGGGCCCAGTCGAGGATCGGCCGGTGTCGTTGACCACTGCGCCGGCGCGCGGTGCGCACGCCCGCATCGCCGTCCTGGTCGTTGCCGGGTTCGCGCTCGCCGTCGCCCTCGCGGCGCCCCACTCGCGCACCGTCCTGGTGGGGAGCGAGCCGCTCCTGCCCGCCTACGCCGCCGCCCTCTTCATCAATGAGCTCATCACCTTCACCCTGCTGGCCGGCATCTTCCTCGTCGAGCGGTCGCGCGCGGTTCTGGTGCTGGCGTCCGGCTACCTCTTCGGCAGCCTGACGATCGTCCCCTGGGTGCTCTCCTTTCCGGGCGTGTTCCCCCTCATCGGGCTCGACGCGGGATTGCAGGGGACGGCACTCGTTGCCGCCGTCCGCCGGGTCGGCTTCCCCGCCTTCGTCCTCGCCTACGCGTTGCTGCGCGAGCGAGCGTCGGCGCCGCCCGGCCGGGGACGCCGGTCGATCGTCGCCGCGATCGCCGTCGTGGCGGCATCCGTCGCGGCGATCACGGCGCTCGTCGTCTGGGCACAGCACGCGCTGCCGCCGCTGATGCGCGACACGCGCCACGTCACGCTGCTGTGGCAGGTGGTGCCGGCGGCGGCGCTGCTCCTCTATGCGGGCGCGTTCGCCGCCCTGTGGCGCGGCCGGCCGACGATCCTCGACCTCTGGCTCATGGTGGTGGTCGTCACCCTCGCCTTCGAGGTCGCGCTCCTCTCCTATGTCAGCGGCGGGGTTCGGCTCAGCGTCGGCTGGTGGGTCGGCCGGCTGTGTGGGCTCGCCTCCGCGAGCACGGTGCTGGTGGTGCTGCTCTCGTCGACCACGGCGCTCTACGCCCGCCTCGCCCGGTCCCTCGTCGAGGAGCGGCACGCGCGCGCCAACCGGCTCGTCGCCATGGAAGCGCTGTCGGCGGCGATCGCGCACGAGGTCAACCAGCCGCTGGCGAGCATGGTCACCAATGCCAACGCGGGCCTGCGGTGGCTGCACCGCACCCCGCCCGATCATTCCGAGGTCACCGCGGCGCTGGAGCGCATCGTCGCCGACGGCCATCGCACCGGCGCGCTGGTGCGCAACATCCGTGCCCTCTTCCGGGACGACACCGGCGACGACGGCCCCGTCGCCCCCAACGCCGTCATCCGCGACGTGGTGGCGGCGCGCGGCGACGATGCGCACCTGGCGCGTATCGCCATCGCGCTCGAGCTTCGCGAGGTGCCGCCGGTGCGGGCAAACCGCGTCCACCTGCAACTCGTCGTCGGCAACCTTCTCGCCAACGCGATCGACGCGGC
This portion of the Acuticoccus sp. I52.16.1 genome encodes:
- a CDS encoding acetamidase/formamidase family protein, which codes for MTKEDDAMASHEIPGTYDAMSWGYFDATTPPVATVASGDEVTIHSFPAGGPESLPADRSIVPPAYLEAMEKLTQGSGPHFVTGPVYVDGAMPGDVLQVDILATEVTMDWGFMAILPLLGTAPEAFTEYETIHPAIDRARQVMVMPWGTEIPLDPFCGIIGVAPPPAWGRCGSPVPRAFGGNMDNKELKPGTTLYLPVFNEGALFYAGDGHGVQGDGEVCITALETGVTATFRLSVRKDLGYATPFAENATHLISIGLDEDLDDAAKEAVLQMVERICERTSLTRNQAYMLCSVAADVRVTQLVDGNKGIHVMLPKTVL
- a CDS encoding L-iditol 2-dehydrogenase — protein: MTRLAGRSALITGAARGIGRGFAEAYAREGATVAIGDVDLDAAAEAAAAIGPAAYAVALDVTDQASIDAAIAEVVARAGRLDILVNNAALFDLAPIVDITRESYERLYAVNVAGVLFTMQAAARQMIAQGRGGKIINMASQAGRRGEALVAVYCSTKAAVISLTQSAGLNLIAHGINVNAIAPGVVDGAHWDHVDGLFARYEGKAPGQKKAEVAAGVPFGRFATPADLTGMAVFLASEEADYIVAQTYNVDGGQWMS
- a CDS encoding ATP-binding protein, translated to MSLTTAPARGAHARIAVLVVAGFALAVALAAPHSRTVLVGSEPLLPAYAAALFINELITFTLLAGIFLVERSRAVLVLASGYLFGSLTIVPWVLSFPGVFPLIGLDAGLQGTALVAAVRRVGFPAFVLAYALLRERASAPPGRGRRSIVAAIAVVAASVAAITALVVWAQHALPPLMRDTRHVTLLWQVVPAAALLLYAGAFAALWRGRPTILDLWLMVVVVTLAFEVALLSYVSGGVRLSVGWWVGRLCGLASASTVLVVLLSSTTALYARLARSLVEERHARANRLVAMEALSAAIAHEVNQPLASMVTNANAGLRWLHRTPPDHSEVTAALERIVADGHRTGALVRNIRALFRDDTGDDGPVAPNAVIRDVVAARGDDAHLARIAIALELREVPPVRANRVHLQLVVGNLLANAIDAAASGGSRGGGITISTALSTAGEVEVAVADTGPGIEPGIRARMFDPFVTTKPDGMGMGLMICRSIVEAAGGWIAADDNRPHGTVVRFALPPAAVPGAEGRAA